A section of the Malania oleifera isolate guangnan ecotype guangnan chromosome 2, ASM2987363v1, whole genome shotgun sequence genome encodes:
- the LOC131148197 gene encoding uncharacterized membrane protein At3g27390-like translates to MPQVWGNMMRSCEIRAKELLDANVITPADLHEWLKAKNGNEGAIVGVGLPCYSFLQSLLHSIKAGSGGILLFDDLEITHMNRPQDRLLDWFFQPIMVLKEQIKVLKLTEGEVRHLEKLVLLGSNTQRMEAWENGSFAPQDAVRAAQIQGISRRMMGMTRSITKFPTYRRRFRQIVKALISHYTEKESKQMAATAAASSTSTAPAGSPSTFAAPPALLEMLTFPAAR, encoded by the exons ATGCCACAGGTATGGGGAAACATGATGAGGTCCTGTGAGATAAGGGCCAAGGAGCTATTGGATGCTAATGTAATAACACCAGCCGACCTCCATGAATGGCTGAAAGCCAAGAATGGCAATGAGGGAGCCATAGTTGGTGTTGGTTTGCCCTGTTATTCATTCCTGCAGAGTCTTCTCCACTCCATTAAAGCTGGATCGGGTGGCATACTGCTGTTCGATGACTTGGAAATTACACATATGAATAGACCCCAGGACAGATTGTTAGATTGGTTCTTCCAACCCATAATGGTGTTGAAGGAACAGATTAAGGTCTTGAAATTGACTGAGGGTGAAGTTAGACACCTGGAAAAACTAGTTCTCCTTGGAAGCAATACGCAGCGCATGGAGGCTTGGGAAAATGGAAGCTTTGCACCTCAAGACGCAGTCCGAGCTGCTCAAATCCAAGGCATCAGCAGAAG GATGATGGGGATGACTCGAAGCATTACAAAATTTCCCACGTACAGAAGGAGATTTCGCCAGATTGTGAAGGCTTTAATTTCACATTACACAGAGAAGGAG tcaaagCAGATGGCTGCTACGGCTGCTGCTTCTTCAACATCTACGGCGCCGGCAGGATCTCCGTCAACCTTTGCTGCTCCACCTGCTCTGCTGGAAATGTTGACATTTCCGGCCGCCCGTTGA
- the LOC131148198 gene encoding uncharacterized protein LOC131148198, whose product MGDFSASSIHRSRLHDCHGDALICHRVDSPQSVLDPLLSSIAGLSFTRHPLQDPRGRKITKKGTRTVEDSIPRGSRRCAIASSDITPPAPIVVKRRRFTALIDDDDCGMDDGDATPGVARKLGDVLDRVASESAGPKEERQGMK is encoded by the coding sequence ATGGGCGACTTCTCCGCCAGCAGCATCCACCGTTCCCGCCTCCACGACTGCCACGGCGACGCACTCATCTGCCATCGCGTCGACTCGCCGCAGTCCGTCTTGGACCCCTTGCTCTCTTCCATTGCCGGCCTCAGCTTCACACGTCATCCCCTCCAAGATCCGCGCGGCCGCAAGATCACGAAGAAAGGAACGCGTACCGTCGAGGACTCAATTCCCCGTGGCTCCCGGCGCTGTGCGATTGCCTCATCCGATATTACTCCGCCGGCCCCGATCGTGGTGAAGAGGCGGCGATTCACGGCCCTCATCGATGACGATGACTGCGGAATGGACGACGGAGACGCAACGCCTGGGGTCGCAAGAAAGCTTGGGGACGTCCTGGATAGGGTGGCTTCGGAGAGCGCCGGTCCTAAGGAAGAGAGGCAGGGGATGAAATGA